AAGGATACAAAAAGCTACACCAAAATCTAAAGAGGACTTACAATTATGATTTGTCCTTCACTGACATTTTGATAACTTCCAAAAGGAAAAACCTTTTAGACGATTTATCATTCTTTTGGAGCAGGTTCTGATGTTTCTGAAACCTTCCGTTTAGCATATGATTCCTTGAGAAGTTTTACATTCTTCTCAGCATCCATCAACCTGCTATCAAGCATATGAACCACATTCAGATGCAATTCCAATTTGTTGAACCACACAACCTCAAAGTCCTTAATCTTTTGTTCCACCAGCAAACAGTTCATCCTATATTCTTCTTCCTGCCTCCGATGTTGTTTTTCCAATTCCATGGTGCTCAGAACAACACCCCCTGTCTCACCAACATCACTGTAAAGTGGCTCATCAGGCAGTGGACAGTGTGCTCTATATTCAGAAAATGCCCGCTGTGTTTCTCTTAAAGCCTTCCTATAGCTCTCTAAGAGATTTCCCATCACAAAAAGTTCACGATCCCGCCGGTATGTTTCCACTTCTCTTTTCTGAAACTCCTCAAACTTGGCTTTCTGCAAAAGTTCAATCAGGTGGTCTCGCTGTTGCAGCTCACCCATTAAGAATTGCTGATTCATACTTGATTCAGCAAAAGCTTGTTCTTTTGCCTGATGAAGCATCTTGGCCTTTCCCATCCAATGCTCTATTTGCTCCATACACATGTCAAAGTCACTCCTCAACCTCTTATGACTACTATTTAGAGATTGATGAGAAATATCATGTTCATGGCTGATATCTCTCTTGCTAGAGTTACTGAAAATGGATGGACCCCCTGGAATCATATTTGCTTCAGCCCTTGATGAGAGAAGCTCCATGGAAGAATGATCACGAAGCTGCATTGATGAATTAAAAGGAACTTGTGATGCTTCCATTGTGTGAATAAGGTTCTCCGAGGGTAGACCAGCTAAATTGTCACATTTTGGTGAAAGATTAAAACCACGATCCtgctcttcttcctcttctccttctccttcttcttcatctACTTCGTGTTTCCTTTCCTCATCACAAACTGAACCCTTAAGGTCATCAAGAGTACAATGACGCAAATATGGTTCATTATCATCATTCTTCCCGTCCAAGAACCACTGCCCAGGTTCTTGCTCCTTGCACTCTTCAAAATCCATATTGTCCTCATCCTTTACCTTTTCCTTCCCAACACCATCTTGACCCAAACGTAATTCAATATTATGTTCCTCCAATTCATGTCCTTGAATATCATCCAAGCCCACAGTCTTCAAATCTTCATCCACCTTCACATCTTCATCCACCTTCACATCTTCATCCACCTTCACATCCTCACCCACCTTCACATCTTCATCCACCTTCACATCTTCATCCACCTGCACATCCTCACCCAACTTCACATACTCATCCACCTTCACATCTTTATCCATCTTCACATCTTCAtccattttcacattttcatccATCTTCACCTCTTCATCCAACTTCACATCTTCATCCATCTTCACATCTTCATCATCTGCTTCACGATCTGGAAAATCACCCTCCTCACCCATCTCCACATCACCACCATCCTCTTCCTCCTTCACTTCAACCTCATCCTTAGCCTCTGTCCTCAAAAGCTCCTCCTTTTGTGCTCTTATCAAACACTGCAAATGTGAAGCATAGTAACAATTCACCAATTCTTCTGCATGCAACTCCTTCTCCACCATAAACCATATCAACCCCGCCCAATCTACCTTCTCCGGGTGCCCCTCCTTAATCACCCGCGTCCAAGTCAAAACCTCCGTTGGCATCATCCACGTATCCTCGTGTAAAAGCACCCAATTTGAGACCAAATCCTCAATAAACCCAATCGCCTCCTCTGCCGCCGGAGCCTCCAAGACACCCTCCGACGATGCACTGaccttctccttcttcaccGGCAACTTCATCGCCCGAGCAAGATCAGCCCTATTGACCTTAATCTTAACCCCATTAACAACACTGCCTCTCGCACTCTGCGTATAATTTGCAATCAACTGCGCAAGAAGATCTGTGCGAATGGTCTGATCAAACTCAATATGAACAAATTCCCACAACCCAAGACGATTAAGCAGCGACTCGTGCTTGGAAAAATCTAGGGTTTTATTAGGCACAAAGGGGATcggatttagggttttaataagTGCACCAAGTTTCTGCTGCTGAAATTTTTCAAGAGCAGTACGTCGCTTGTGCTGAGCTCCCTTCTTGCGCTTGAGTGAACGGCGAGCATTGGTGGGCGTGGTGAGAGGAGGATTTTGAGGGGTAGATGAGTCGGGGATGGTGATGGTGATGTGTGAAACGGaaattgatgaagaagaaggagaCGTACCTTCTGGGTCATCTTGATCATCTTCGATAGAGATTTGCTGGTGTTGAGGGTGTGGCTGTTCAGTTGGTTCAGGGTTTTGGGGATCGGCGAtttctagggttagggttttagggGAGAGAGCTTGAGCTTGAGATTGTGGATGTTGTTCAGCGGGCATGTTAGGGTTTTGGGTGATGAGAGCCTCTTCTGGACCCTGAGAATCGGAAGGAGAGGACATGGTGATTGGCGTGATGGTTTTACCGTTGGTTTCCCCACTCTGAAATTCACCATCAAAGGAAGTGAGCAAGAGCCTACCAGCGATTGGCCTTCCCAGTTCTAGTATCTCTGCTCTTTTTGTAGGAGGGTCAAGATGGTCAATTTACAATTTTTGTTTccaatttccactttcattgtACCATATCTAActtcctattatttttattttgttatgtcATTTATTGGTATTAATTTTCCTCCTTAATTTCGTAAGCCATTAAATACTTAAGGAGCCATGGATAAAAAGATATCTTCTCTATTGATTAGGGGTGGCAAAGTTTAACATGACAAGCTTTTCGTGAATTTAGATTGaatataaatgagtttaaattaaattcaaattaatttacatcacttgtttaataaataagtaatttttaaatcaatctcATTGAGAATTGATCCATATAATAATCTTactattaacttaattatatttttaaattatttaacctatatttgattttttttaaaaataagtataataaaTCATAACACATATTTAATTGAGACattaatcatataaacatatataagaCCTAACttaacctaattattaaatagaatgacttgattattaaatgggttCAATAAGATATACGATGCAttacatgtttaataattaaatagtatttaagtttatatttttgacAATATTATTATTCGTATAAGAGTTATATAGTAAAACACTATAAAAAATCAGAAACCGATAGATTATGGATTCCATGTGCTCTTTATTTTTGGCTCACATGTAAGTTTCAttaataaataggaaaataaataaataagaacaaatatttaaattcatgcCTTCTTACAAAACTTGGCACTAATAGGAAGAATGGTAATTAAGGGTGTCTttgaaaacatttatatttgaGGTGTTTTTAGTTAAAATGCCTTCTTTAGAAGTGTTTTTGGGTGAATCATCAATAAgctattataagtgattttctaatttttgaaaactatatgatttttctccaaaaatactttattttttatgttaaaatattttttaaaaatactattaaacaaATTCTAAGTCATGTtgcaaattttatatcaaattaattttttttaattaattcagttaataataatattagttttttttaaacacaaatatgaattatttattaCATAGGTAGGACAAATTATTTGACAAGGTTAAATTAAACTATATTAGCTTGATACAAAACTAATAATCCAAATATAAGTATGATACAATTAATATGATTTTGACTCATGCAACTCATTCAAACTCTAAATTTAGAtaatttgtaaattaatttattttttaaatggtttctaaaaaattaataaaattaatataacttATTAATAACAaccttatttttaatcttaaaatttattaccatATATAAGAATAAATGGGTGATGGGTTGAATCATAATAGTACTATATTATTGGTTGAGTTATAATCATGTTAAAATAGACCCGATGAATTAAATTCATAAGTTGTGTTTGAGTTAAAAGGATTCAATTGAGAATGGGTTAAGGGGATTAACATGATATAAACACGATTAatcttaatcaaaatttaacaTCAAGTTTACCTCGACTAAAGCTCAAcaatgtcatgcttttaaaaaaaataaaatcacacaAATGTTAATTAACAACTTAGAATTACATGAAATCGCTCCTAATTGATACCGTACTAAGTAACTAATTGATTTtgacttttaaataaatagtatCAAATTTATTTCGAGTAGAGCTAAACAACGCCCTATATTTGAAAACACCCCCTCTCTATCTCTTACTCATTATTTCATGAAcatacaattttataaaaataaaagaataacaaaaatattgcaTGAGTGTCATATAAATGTAATTGGTAAAATTCAAAGGCACATGAAATCTGGGCTAAACAACCATATGACAAATGGTACTATAGATTTGATATGGTATGATATATTGGTGTGTCATTAACTCATTCACCACATGATGTGATACCATACCTAGGATTGACTTTGTTTTgtgtaattttttgttcttttctctaTTGATATTTTTTCCCCATATCTGTAAAACCTCTTCCATTGACTTGACTCAAGCCTCCCATTTTAAATTTCCCAATACCACCTGTTCTTCCTCACCTACAAGTTCTCCAAGCATGAGGCATGTTTTAAGGCAATGTGGAAAAGAACAAGAAGACACCTAACATATTAGCTTCTGATCACAAAGCCAAGTTCAGCCATGGCAAAGAAGCATACTCTCTTTCTTCTAGCTTTTCTCTTTCTCATGATGCTGATCAATGGCGGAAAGGGTCAGGGGGTTGCAGATAACTCTGCCTATGGTCTGGTCTCTGATGGAGTTGGAGAGGTTCAGCAATCAGCAtttgttgtttttaagaattgGGCTTCATCAGATAGCTGTCACCAGACATATGGATTCCTGCCATGCACGACCACTGTGCTGGGAAACATCTTCCTAATCCTTGTGTATGGTTACTTGATGTTTATTGCAGCCAAGTTTTTGTCTGATGGAAGTGAGATTCTGCTGGGAATTCTTGGTCCTGGAATTATTGGTGGGCTTTTCCTGCCTGTGCTCAGTGCTTTTCCTGATGCTGTTATCATCCTTGGTAAGCTTGAAATCCATCATACCCTTTTGATTCATCATTCACTTTTCCCGCCCAAATTGATAAAACTGATCTCATTTGCTTTTCTCTTCATTCTGGTCTGTGTTCTTGACCAATAGGTTGAATTgtaaacattattttttctcaattcaatTTGGGTACCTTGTCTAACTTGAGTTCTGATTTTTGGAACCATGGCAAGAGGGCCCAAgacatatctatatatatatataatcccaCTTGCTCTCTTTCTGCAACTTTTCTATACCTAAAACCATTGACATAAGTTCCAAGTTGTCAAGAAAAACACATGTATGAAAAGTATTAATGCATGGACATCACGATACAACTGGCAAAAGTTTACAAAGATGTCagcaaatataagaaaaatattccaTGGGCATGTGcttatctcttttattttttattgccaACAAAGAAAGTTCAACCTTACTAACTCCATTATCAGATCTAAGATAACTTCAATAAACTTATTCTTCTTATTCCTTAGTCAATTATCCTGATGGGTGCAATTATTAATAGTAAGCAAGTAAATACGATTGGaatatttgatttcttaatatataaatatctacCCTCTGTAAGTCTTAATGCACAAAATGGACTGGTCACATGTgatagatgaatttttttttttccaaaactgATTCAAGTTGCCTACAATGATATCAGCTAGGACTAAGGGCTACACATCTCCTAGATTTTTGGAAGATTTGGGTTGTTCTTGGTTCTGCAGATTCGGACAATTTGGAATTCAAATCCTTGTTTTTACCATGggttttccttctattttcttttattcagtTGTTTATTTTTGGATTGTGGGGTTTAGGGGAATTGGATTCCAATTCTATGCAACCAAATAAAGCTAATAGTATTAATACCTTTAGCAGTCTGTATTAGTAGGAAAAAATCAGTTGTTTACAAATGGCCAAATGGCGTGAAATAGTGTGAGGATATTGATAAAAGACTCAATGATCCATCTGAGGGCAAACTTAACTGGAACTAAAAACAAAACAGATCCAAAATAGCTGCTACCCCAAGTCCAGGTTTTCGGTTAATTCACAATTGTTATTGCCAATTGTTAATTTTCATAGACTTTCTTCATACTATTCAATAAATTCAACAACGTGTTTGCACACAGTCGATGACTATCATTATGTAGTCTAATTAATCAtacttctattgacttttttGTTGTGAAACTTTTGTGTTTCTGAAGCATCTGGGCTATCTGGAAGCAAAGAAACAGCTCAAAGTCAGGTCTCAATTGGTATGGGCTTGCTAGCTGGATCAACTGTTATGCTTCTGACAATACTATGGGGATCTTGCATCATAGTTGGCAAGTGTGACATTGAAAATTCAGTGGCTACTGATTTGAAAGACACCAGAGGATTCAGCTTAACTGGTAATTCCCTCAACTTCATTCACTTATAAGCCTCTGCATTTGGCCATTTATTGATCAGTCATGAACTATTTACTGGATGAACTTTTCAATTGAAAGAGTAATTAAACAAGACTTCAGAATTACAGAAgttaatacaaaattttctgATAATGATCCTGATACataatgtgtgtgtgtgtgtgttttttttttattttttatctggTCTTTTCAGGTTCAGGTGTTAGTACTGATATCTGGGCCAGCTATGCGGCTCGGATCATGGTTATATCTGTTATTCCTTTCATTATAGTCCAAATATCACAACTTCTCCATACAACTTCGCAAGCTCGATTAACAGTCTTGATTTCACTCATTGTATCTCTTTCGTTATTGCTTTCATATTGCCTTTATCAGGTATATGTTCATCTACTTGGATTTATATACATTCCCTTGTTGCTTCTTGTTGAAAGATGTCTATTTTTTCAGTAACCAAATCCTTTGTTGTCTGAGCTTCTTTGCGTTTTTCCAATCAACACCATTGCAGGTCTTTCAGCCTAGGATTCAGAAGAGAAGACTTGCATATGCAAAGCATAAACATCTAATGTCGggaattttaaaacatttgaagTCCCATATCCTGGGAAGGCTCTTCACTAATAACGGTGAACCTAATACAGAAGCTATAAAAAAGTCAGTCTTTGTTGCACTTTTGAGTTGAATCTGTCTCTTGGCCACTTCACTGAATTAGGCACTATGGGAATCTGCACATAAATTAACTGAATGAGATCTTATTAACAAACTACTTAGGCCTGAAGGGAAGCACAAATACTTAACAAAATCATGActggaatcttgaaaattaatcaACCTTGATTCTCTCAATATACCCTTTAATTCATGGATATGATGGCAGGTTATTTGAGACAATTGATGTAAATTCGAATGGGTACCTCTCTGTTACTGATATAAGAGCCCTGATAATAGGGATCCAGTTTGATGCAGCGGATTTGGATATTGATGAAACTGTGAGAAGTGTAATGAAAGATTTTGATACAACGGGGGATTCCCAAATTGATATGAATGAGTTTGTCAGAGGAATGTCAAGATGGCTTACTAAGGCTAAGCGTTCAGCAATTCATGCTGGAAGTGATGGCAGTAATTCCCTGTCAACAAGATATATAAATGACTTCAATCTGGTATGTCATGGTCAAGGGTCAAGTTTTTCTTTATCCAGTCCCGAATGTTTGTAACTTAGTATTATGACATCCTTAAAATGCATATGCAGCGAACAAGAGAGGAGCAGGAGAAGTTGGAGGATCAGAATGAAGAGGAGGAAGTGGAGAGCATTAAAAATCCCAAGTGGAATGCCTCTAAAGCAGTAGCCATTTTGCTTTTGGGCACAGTTGTTGCTGCTATATTTGCCGATCCCCTTGTTGATGCTGTTGACAACTTCTCCACTGCTACAAGCATCCCTTCTTTCTTTGTCTCATTTGTTGTTCTTCCTTTTGCTAGCTCCAGTGAAGCAGTATCAGCCATGATCTTTGCCAGCAGAAAGAAGTTGAGGACTGCTTCTTTAACATTTTCTGAGGTTTGCTTCTCCTCTTCTCAACCTTAAAATTAGGCGTAATAATGGCCTACTCCATAACCATTGAGTTCCTTTCTGCAGATTTATGGGTCAGTGACAATGGGCAACATCCTTAGCTTGTCTGTCTTCTTGGGTCTCATCTACTTTCGCCAGTTGACATGGGACTTCGCATCTGAGGTGCTGATTATTCTGATAGTATGCATACTGATGGGAGTCTTTGCTGGTACCCGTACAACTTTCCCTCTTTGGACAAGCTTGATGGCCTTCCTGCTTTACCCATTATCCTTGGTGTTGGTGTATGTTCTTGACAATTATTTGGGATGGTCATAGACACATTTTCAGTTCAAAGACAGCAAAAAGAGCATCAAGGGTACACCCACATTTTCAGTTCTTTTTTCAGTTGATGACTATATATGAAGCTCTACACCTGTTTGTATTTGATGTTTCATTGCATTTTCTTAATAACTTCCATTGAAATTTATGCACGTCATATCACATAccgctatttttttttaaaaaatatattatctgaTAAGGAGGCATAATATGCATATTGAACTTAAATCCTATAAgattaaacttttaggaaaattggttattTAACGTAGTATCAGAACTTGATTTGACAAAAGATTGTGATtcaagtcatctatttgtaaTTTGTATGTTTGTTTCTCACATTTGTTTTCATCTCACTCTTTGTAATTCTTTATtgaatatgaatccaaattctcATGTATGGGTATGGGGCAATtctaagcttttaggaaaattagttaTTCAATATTATCCACACTTCTGATgcctaagaattaaaaaaattatcgaaTAAGATTTTCCACAAATACAAAGTAGTAAAGGTAAATTAagaaatatgttaatttttaattgtttattcttttttgtttttatcttaaCCAACTCCATTAATCTTTTAGcaactttttttaatcaagatacatgaattttacaaaaaaaggcATCAACTTCACTTTTCAAACTCACATGAATCTTATAAAAGGTTAGACAACTTTTCTTTTAAGCATTTGATTGCCATGCACAAATTAGTCTTAAAAGTTATGATGAACaacttttttaacaaattaGTATTAAAAGTCATgattaaaacactttttttcATGGGTAATTTGTTTTTGACTTTGCAATTGAAATTGAGcctatcaataaattataattttatttaaaaatagaaaaatatttaaggaGATTCTTATGTTATATCACATATTAGTCTTTTCatcaaatgatattttatataaccGATCGGATTGGACCACCCATGGCATCATGTCTCcctatattaattataatatttttcaaatcgTAACCATCGGTTCTACAACtccaa
The window above is part of the Vitis riparia cultivar Riparia Gloire de Montpellier isolate 1030 chromosome 12, EGFV_Vit.rip_1.0, whole genome shotgun sequence genome. Proteins encoded here:
- the LOC117926503 gene encoding uncharacterized protein LOC117926503, with product MSSPSDSQGPEEALITQNPNMPAEQHPQSQAQALSPKTLTLEIADPQNPEPTEQPHPQHQQISIEDDQDDPEGTSPSSSSISVSHITITIPDSSTPQNPPLTTPTNARRSLKRKKGAQHKRRTALEKFQQQKLGALIKTLNPIPFVPNKTLDFSKHESLLNRLGLWEFVHIEFDQTIRTDLLAQLIANYTQSARGSVVNGVKIKVNRADLARAMKLPVKKEKVSASSEGVLEAPAAEEAIGFIEDLVSNWVLLHEDTWMMPTEVLTWTRVIKEGHPEKVDWAGLIWFMVEKELHAEELVNCYYASHLQCLIRAQKEELLRTEAKDEVEVKEEEDGGDVEMGEEGDFPDREADDEDVKMDEDVKLDEEVKMDENVKMDEDVKMDKDVKVDEYVKLGEDVQVDEDVKVDEDVKVGEDVKVDEDVKVDEDVKVDEDLKTVGLDDIQGHELEEHNIELRLGQDGVGKEKVKDEDNMDFEECKEQEPGQWFLDGKNDDNEPYLRHCTLDDLKGSVCDEERKHEVDEEEGEGEEEEEQDRGFNLSPKCDNLAGLPSENLIHTMEASQVPFNSSMQLRDHSSMELLSSRAEANMIPGGPSIFSNSSKRDISHEHDISHQSLNSSHKRLRSDFDMCMEQIEHWMGKAKMLHQAKEQAFAESSMNQQFLMGELQQRDHLIELLQKAKFEEFQKREVETYRRDRELFVMGNLLESYRKALRETQRAFSEYRAHCPLPDEPLYSDVGETGGVVLSTMELEKQHRRQEEEYRMNCLLVEQKIKDFEVVWFNKLELHLNVVHMLDSRLMDAEKNVKLLKESYAKRKVSETSEPAPKE
- the LOC117926504 gene encoding sodium/calcium exchanger NCL1-like yields the protein MAKKHTLFLLAFLFLMMLINGGKGQGVADNSAYGLVSDGVGEVQQSAFVVFKNWASSDSCHQTYGFLPCTTTVLGNIFLILVYGYLMFIAAKFLSDGSEILLGILGPGIIGGLFLPVLSAFPDAVIILASGLSGSKETAQSQVSIGMGLLAGSTVMLLTILWGSCIIVGKCDIENSVATDLKDTRGFSLTGSGVSTDIWASYAARIMVISVIPFIIVQISQLLHTTSQARLTVLISLIVSLSLLLSYCLYQVFQPRIQKRRLAYAKHKHLMSGILKHLKSHILGRLFTNNGEPNTEAIKKLFETIDVNSNGYLSVTDIRALIIGIQFDAADLDIDETVRSVMKDFDTTGDSQIDMNEFVRGMSRWLTKAKRSAIHAGSDGSNSLSTRYINDFNLRTREEQEKLEDQNEEEEVESIKNPKWNASKAVAILLLGTVVAAIFADPLVDAVDNFSTATSIPSFFVSFVVLPFASSSEAVSAMIFASRKKLRTASLTFSEIYGSVTMGNILSLSVFLGLIYFRQLTWDFASEVLIILIVCILMGVFAGTRTTFPLWTSLMAFLLYPLSLVLVYVLDNYLGWS